The Setaria viridis chromosome 2, Setaria_viridis_v4.0, whole genome shotgun sequence DNA window ctagccgttacaaccgggactaaatggggcATTTTAATCCTGGTTGATATTACCAATTCGGACTGAAGCTCCCGTTGTCGGTGGCCGTCCGTGGTGGCCGTTCACTagtggaaaagtgagcattagtcccggttggagagacgCATAGGTCTCGAAaattcaaccaggactaatctTTTGAGACTAAAGGCTCCCATCTTTAGTCTCGGGTATTTCACCTAGGACTAAAgaaggtctttagtcccagaccaaccgggactaaaaaggttaaaaaataaaaaaatggaccACCCCCACCTACGGCAGCTCGCCCGTGCCAGCCGCCCGCCCCAGCTCGCCTGCTCGCACCGGCCGCCGAGAGCTGCGCCAGCTCGCCCGCCCGCGTCGGCCGCTCGCTCGTGTCGGCCAACCGCCTACCCACACTGgcgctcgcccgcccgccccagcttgcccgcccacgccggccgccgggagCCGCGCTAGCTCACCCGCCCGAGGCCGGCCCACACCGCTCGTGGCCCCCGCCACTCCGCTTGGAAGAaagggagtggaggaggagagaagataaggaagaagagaaagagtgCTGCCTGCACAAGATAAGggaaaaatggagaggaggagagaagataaggtggagagaaaGGGGGACTGCGTGAAAagattagtcccgattggtaaagggaagcctttagtcccggttggtgttttcaaccgggactaaaaggcctACCAGATTTTCTCATCCCactaccctttagtcccggttgatattaccaaccgagactaaagctcCCGTCATCGGTGGCTATCGGTGGTGGCCgtttgatccgggactaaaggccctttagttccgggtccAAAAACGATCGGGACTAAAaatgttggatggaaggtctcttcTCTACTAGTGGCCTGACCCGTCCCAGGTCCAAAAAGTGTCGAGACATGTTACGCTGGatggagctttagtcccgatcaAAAAGTATCGAGGCATATtacgctggatggaaggtctattGTCTACCGGTGTTTCCCAACCCAACTCAACTCAGCTGTTCATTGTTTTGACAGTAGGGGTGTTGCACAAAGCTACTTGGTTTTGCTAGTTTTCTGAAAGCTAATTGATCACTACAGTCTCTCGTTGTGCATTAGCGTTCTCATTTTGGTTCTTTCTCATTTCGCTCATGTATGCGCGAAGCAGATCCTTTGTTTGAGGATTCTTGTTGATAAATTGGGCTGCTTCGttgtgtggtgtggtgtgtgtgtggtgtgtgTGGTGCGTgtctttgtttgtttttttgtgTGTTGATAGCTTTGTTCCATGGATCGGAGTGCCAAGTTGGCGAAACTAGGCTAGGCCAGTGAAGTTCGATTCAGAGATTGAAAACGTAGTCCGATGCTAGGCTAGTAACGTTCTGaactcttttctttctttcccttgaccTTACAAATTGGCTCAGCcgttttattttcattttcttttccttgcctTTTTAAATTAGCTTAGCCgtttttcatttctttcttctttcacACTTTGCTTTTCTTATTTTAGAAAGCCCCGCAAATATTTTCAAAGCAAGAATCCAATGTTCTAGCACAGCTTTGACATTCACAACAATCCAACAAATTCTCGTTTGGCTGGAAAAATGGAATGTGTTCCATGTTTCGTCACCCCATCTCTCATATGCATAAACGTAAGGATTTGGAATCATCGTATAAAAGTTCACGGGATGGGATCAACTCAAGATACCGAGATCTCTCTCCTTAAATCATACAATTCTTATTTTCAGAACTTGGTTGGTTAGCTTCCAATTTTTGTCTAGCCAAAATCAAAGTATGTCAAAATTAAGATAAGAAATTTAGATGTTCACTTGATTTAAACTAAAATACGACGACCAATACTTTTTTCACAACCAAATGTCCCCAACGTGCTCACAGCTCCGCCTTTCAAAGGTTATCATTATCATTGTTTCTTTCTAGGTTTATTCAAAAAAGGTTTCTTTTCTAGGAAAGAGATTGCTGCCACAAGTTATTGTAAAGGCCTCCAGTAACGGAATGCCCTGGACCGCTACACGCTACTCGCTCCTCATCCATTCGAGTGAGAAGGCAAGGCGGTCCCCAAattccagcagcagcagtagctaaGCAAAGCAATGGCGCTCTCCTGCGGCTTACTCGCCGGCGCCCGGGCGGCagccttcccttccctcccctcctccgccgctctCCTCCGGCGCCGACGCTGCCCGCCAGCAGTTGCCGTGGATCCACTCCCGCACGCCGAGCGAtggcgccgcggcctccgcttcTGCTGCGCTTCGTCCTCGTCATCAtcgcctccgctgccgccggcgccgcccgaggAGCCCGAAGACTACGAGGTGCGGGcacttcttctttctcctcttggGTTTGGGTCTCCTCTGCGTTCTAGTAGTTTATTACCGAGCGACCCCGCTGGATTGTTATGCTTGCGGCTGCATTTCGGTAAACAAATCTTGACTGAACCCCTGCGGTCGCGGAGGTGCTTTAAGTCAGATGACCGTAGGGCAGTAGGCGGCTATCCTCTTTGATTCTACTGTTTCGAATCGAGTGGCATTTACTAGTAGTGGTTATAGCTGATGCTCATTCCTTAGATTTCAGTCTGATCTAGAAATGTACTCCCTCTATCCGATGAAGAGTGCAATTGTAGTGTTTTTCAGACAGTGACCTTGGTACCGTTATTAATTAGCGGAGTTAATCTATTCAGGCAGCTGCCTTTCCTTTTTTGCTGGCGTAAATCACCGCATGCAAGGTATTTAAGGCTGGCAAATATGTTTTCGCCACTTGATTATGCATGTGAAGTAGGCTCCACCTGTGATCCAATTCTAAGATTGCACTCTTTGAGGGATTTTTTTCAAATGCGAGAATTGCAGTTTTCatgggatggagagagtagtTTGATGACAGCGAAATAAACATTAtgaaatgaaattttgataATGTGCCTTACATCAACAGCAACATGCAAGCTGCAACTGTTCTCTAGCTTCTCAGTGAAAACTCGCATGAATGAGTTTCCATAAAATAGACAACCAGGTACTGGCCATGAATCAATCCAGTCAAACTTGGCTGCAGATAAATAGCATAGAACACAACGCTTGATGGTGGTCCTACATGTAAAAAATAATGAAGGGATATTAAGTTCTATGTAAAGCATAGGACTTGCTTTTGTTTCCAGTCTTCAAAAGTATGCTATGCTAGCTTCTAGTATGAAATATATGATTAGTTTTCTGCAACTAGTGAGTCAGGGAATTTTTGTTCTAGTGAGAGAAAGCTCAGCTTATGGACATGCAGCATATTATAATTTCATCTGCATTTTCCACCCGTATATAATACTTGGATAAAACTTGAAGAACAGGATCCCTGAGAGGAACAATACAGCTGTTTAGGTCATAAAATTTTATCTGTCAAACTTGCAATTTATTTTCATCAAAGAATGCAACTACCATATGGTGGACGGTGCATAACTGCTTATACAAGTAATTTGTTAACCTAATTTTAGTGACACAGAGTTTTCCTTGCACGGGTATATAACTTCTGCTTACCAATTTATTCCCATTCATCAGTAAGCTACTTGTTGATAGAGATCTCTGCATCCTTGTGTACGAGTTCTTGGCACAGTATTCGTGTTGCTTGCATGTGTATTATGCTGCGGTTGGTGGTTGCTAGTAAGTCCTATGCAGTCACTAATGCATTTTTGTTTCACTAAAATTTCAGCTACTGGACACAACAGGGAATTGTGACCCGTTATGCTCAGTTGATGAAGTTAGCTCACAGTACTTAGGAGAAAACTACAAACCAAAAAATGATCTTCTGAAAGCTTTTACTATCTTTGCAACAGCATTGGCTGGGGCAGCTGCAATAAATCATTCCTGGGTTGCTGCTAATCAGGTCAGTTAAGTCCTTGCATCTTGTTCAGTCATTTCCCTCTTTTATCAGTCCAACTATGTGTGGTAATATAATGATTATTGTGGACAGAGTTCaatcatttccttttttttttgttatgcaTACAGTAGTAATGATTATTTTGCAAACATTGTTGAAATATTTCCTTTTGCAGGACGCTGCAATGGTGTTGGTTTTTGCTATTGGCTATGCAGGTATTATTTTTGAAGAGTCACTTGCATTTAACAAAAGTGGAGTTGCATTATTGATGGCTGCCTGCCTATGGGTTATCAGAAGCATTGGGGTAAGCTACTCTGTAAAACAATCTTCGAGACTTCTTCATAAACAACAACTTCTAGACGTCAGCAGCTATCCTAAAATTCAAGTTATCAATCATTTGTTTTAAAGCTCATTTGTATTATCTTGATTATCATTGGTTGAGCATATAGGGCGTGTCTATTAAACTTTGCTAGTGAGTGTCTATTTAAAGTGTCAACATTTTAACAGAGGGAGAGATTACAATTTTGTTTTCTGCTGAAATTATCCATTTAAGCATTTTTTTATGATATTCTCCAATTGGCCTCTATTCTTACCTATTTTTCTGCTGGATGTAGGCTCCCTCGATTGACATAGCTGTTGAAGAGTTGAATCATACAACTACTGAAGTCAGTGAAATAGTGTTTTTCTTGCTTGGTGCAATGACCATTGTAGAGATTGTTGATGCTCATCAAGGTTTCAAGTTGGTGACTGATAATATATCTACTCGAAGCCCTAAAACTCTTGTGTGGGTGGTGAGATTTTTTAACATACACTTTACTCATTGAGCTGTGCATGCGCTTTGTATGATTACCAAAGAGTCAACTAAAGAAACTGTTTTGCCCGTGGTGTACTAACAGGATTGCTGCACAGAAATACGATAGCGTTTCTTTGAGATTAAGAATCTTCATTTAACTAACTATCAGTCCAGATAGAAATTCTTTTAATGGAGTCCCAGAAAGATCACCAGTTTTGTATCTAGGGATGTTTAGTTTTGACTAGCTTCTATATAGTGACCTTGATATGGCTACTTTATTGATGAATGAACTGCAAGAGGTAGATGGGATCTCGCCGCACGCTGGAGGCTCTGAGAGTATCCAACTACTTCCTGCTTGATTGCAAAAGAATCTGCCGTGCTTCTTATAAAGAACCCGGGCCTAACGAACCTCCTAATGATATCTTAAGTGTTTCCCAAGAACTTAACAAACCGACTAACAAACTAACCCAAATATCTATTCCAAACTTCAGCCACTTTCAGCTGATCGCTTCTTCATCCTGCGCTGGAACTTAGCACCAAAGAACTTGTCCGTAACAGACCTAGTGTTGATCACCTTCTGTTTAGTTGTTCAGTCCAGATACATGCTTTCCAGTACAGACACATGCAAGACCTGACCTAACATGAACACACTTCACTTAAAAGATCTTTGGACTTCTAACCTTGAATTGAATCCATAGGAATTCTTATGCTGACAAGAAGTTCCACCCATTCCTTTTCTACTATACTGTGTTTCGCTCTATGACTGCTTTGTATACATAGGGGGATGTCTTCTCCCCGtggttgagatttttttaaaacttACATTACTATTgctttctcttttatttttcggATCGAGCCTTTACCCCATTTCCATTTACAAAACGGAAGTACCTACTACAATGATTACATCAGAGATAGAAAGGGCAAAAGAACCAGAGTCTTAAATTCTTAATTATCTCAATGTTTGTGAATGTTCTTGGGTTTCTCTCTAGCCTAACCCTACTTGCTTGGGACCAAGGctttgttgctgctgttgttgttAGACTTTTAATTTTTCTTCCCCGACATATCTAGCTTAGTCTATTTTAATGAAGAATGCTAGTTTGGTGCCTATAGCTTCCTGCGTTCCCATTTGCACTGTTCCATAAGTACAAAAGAGAAAATTGTGGCTGTAATGACTAATGAGTTTATTCGAGCTATGTAGACTGACCAAATTCAAGATGAGCAATGCGCATTGTGCAATATTTGGTGCAGTACAGGGCAGATGGATTTGAATTttacaatttttggtgatcaaaTCTTGCTTCCCCAAATACTTTGCACTATGTCCATCCCAATACCCTTTTTCCACAATTTTGCCCTTACGACATACTCTAGTCATTATTTGTGCAGTTTAATTTGGACCAGACAATTAAGCATGGATTATGCAGGCACATATACTTACATAAAATAGGAAATTAAGAATTAGTTGCCCCTGTCATGTCCTGCTCATTAGGACCCATCTGGCGGAAGACATCTCAACACAGCACCTCCCTTGGGTGGGTACACCAGGCCCAGGCTGGGTTTGGGAGATTAGATTAGACTAGATTCCTGTCTCCCTATCCCTTATGGTGCAGCTGCTGGACAACAACACAATGGTCACACAACTTGTATTCATGGTCATGGCCACCTAAAGTATGCACGTGACACCCCCACCAACTACCTTGAACtattaatttgttttttttattgtgAAACTGTTTAATATCCTGCTATACTTTTTAATGATAAATTCTTTACCTTTTCAGATTGGTATAGTAACTTTCTTCGTGAGTGCGATCCTTGACAACTTGACATCCACTATTGTGATGGTGTCGTTGCTTCGGAAACTGGTACCTCCATCAGAATACAGAAAGTATGATTTTTGTCAACTCACCTGTTATATCTGCACATGATCTAGTAATATTCTGACTATTTTGTCATTATTTTTGCTCATCATGATCATATCCTTGCACCACTATACATATGTTCGTTTTATGCTTGCTCTGTATCTGGTAACATATAAGGTGTCGCGCCCAGCAGGTTTGAGTGATGACGATGGGGTTAACAAGGTCAAGCTGTCCAGGGACATCCCTGTGCCCCTGCCTCCTCTGACCCTTACTAAGACATGGGTCAGTGCAGCCCCTTCCTGTTCCCCGGGATTGTGGTCCCCTTGGGCAGGTTGACCTAATGCCTGAAATGGAACTAAAATTGTTGGAACTCTTCTATGCCATTTTTCCAATATTTTGTAGTGTGTAGCAGCAACCCAATATTTTTCTTGGCATATGTGTCTAGTTAGAGATGTCAGCTGAGATTGTTAGGGCTCAGGTCTGCAAAGAAAAAAGGAGTGAACAATTCTTATTTGGCACCTATATTCGGCGATAAATAAGGATTTTTCGCTCATTTTTTGTTGTGTTGGTTTTAGCCCAATCCATTGTAGTTTGCGTACTTGCACGAAGTGGGTTGTTGGTTCTAGTTTTTTTCATTTAATGTTAGATCATGGCAATAGAGGTGGACACAACTCAGTGCAACCTGCTGAAGACTTGATTACTGAGGTTATATGGTTGCTATTGTAATGGGTCTGgctgtaatattttttttctcttaatacaaagatatgcaGACCTCCCACGTCTTTGAGAAAAAAAGGTGGACGCACCATTAATGTTTGATCTAAAGAAATTTTTATTCCCTAACTTCATCCATAAATAGTTTGTAGGAATGCTATTGACCTTCTTGAGTTAGTAAAACATTGGCTTATTGGGACAGATTGTTAGGTGCTGTTGTTGTAATAGCAGCGAATGCTGGCGGTGCATGGACACCAATTGGTGATGTGACAACCACTATGTTGTGGATTCATGGTCAGCTTACAACATTGAAAATAATGCAGGTGAGCTTTTTGCAACTGTTCTTGTGTACTGCAATATGCCTACACAAATAAATTTCCTTACATTTTGGTGCACTCTACTCTCTTGTATACTTTAAGGTTTTATTGACCTTTCATGCTATATTGTTCTTTCTTTAGTTGTTAATGAACAGTATTTGTCAAGATTTTAATCACTGCGATCAATCCAAAATTTCATAGATCAAATGATACCTGTCTTTTTATGTGTGGGAGTCGTAAATACTTTTCTTGAACACACAGGACAGCTGTGTGTATAAAATATTAGTAACTTGCTTTATTTGAAGTGGAGAACATATAGACTTGTCTGCAGAAGATGCTACTAAAGGATAAAATATTAGTAACTTGCTTTATTTTATCTCTCTATTTCTCTCTCCAGAAAAATTCTCTATTTCCAGATTCATTGTATTTTGCCAAGTGTCTACATCGTTTTACCCAACACAGTAGTATGCCACTCTAACCTGTTTGAAATTCCTCATAGAGATACATGTATTCCTCTTCCATGGTGTAAATATTAGGTGACTGGTTTAGATCAATATAGTTTACTGAGTTCCATGATACCCATGCTTGCATTACATATTCACTGCACATACTGTTATGATTTATGAAAATGACATCGCCTGGTGGATCTGATGACTCAAGTTTGAAGAGTTAGCATCATGTTAGTTTACTGATGATGTGGTTGCTTATACAAAAGgtcatttttctttgaaataaTTTTTGGTATCTGATCTTTGTAGGGAAACTGGTTGCTATATATTGATTCACATTTCCATTATTTACTTGTTTAATAGGATAGAGCCTCACCCATTATTGTGGTGGTTCCATTTATTTTCTGCATACCACTTGAGCAAAACACTGCTTCGTTTGATCGTGAAATAATCTGCTTGGCTTATGATCTTGCAGGGCTTGTTTATTCCCTCAGTTGTTTCATTGGCAGTTCCACTGGCTCTGATGTCCCTAACCAGGTTGTTAACCATGTTAACTACTGACAACTTATGATATATGAAATGGAACAGTTTTAACCGTGCCTGATTTAACACTTTGTATGCATTGCAAATAGTGAAGCGAATGGATCATCTCAGAAATCCTCCAGCCTGTCATCAGAACAGATGGCTCCTCGGGGACAACTTGTATTGGCTGTCGGAGTTGGAGCTTTAGTGTTTGTCCCAGTCTTTAAATCTCTCACCGGTCTGCCACCTTTCATGGGTATGCTGCTTGGTCTTGGGATTCTCTGGATCCTGACTGATGCAATACATTATGGAGACTCTGAAAGGCAGCGACTAAAAGTTCCACAGGCACTGTCACGGATTGATTCACAAGGAATTTTGTTCTTCTTAGGTATCCTTTTATCGGTTGGCAGGTAATCCTTCaacaacacccccccccccccccccccccccccccccccccccccacacacacacacacacccaaaaaaaaaaaaattcagaaatgcGTACACCACTGAAAATTCTACACATTTGGTAAACAGAATTGTTAATAT harbors:
- the LOC117843704 gene encoding sodium/proton antiporter 2, producing MALSCGLLAGARAAAFPSLPSSAALLRRRRCPPAVAVDPLPHAERWRRGLRFCCASSSSSSPPLPPAPPEEPEDYELLDTTGNCDPLCSVDEVSSQYLGENYKPKNDLLKAFTIFATALAGAAAINHSWVAANQDAAMVLVFAIGYAGIIFEESLAFNKSGVALLMAACLWVIRSIGAPSIDIAVEELNHTTTEVSEIVFFLLGAMTIVEIVDAHQGFKLVTDNISTRSPKTLVWVIGIVTFFVSAILDNLTSTIVMVSLLRKLVPPSEYRKLLGAVVVIAANAGGAWTPIGDVTTTMLWIHGQLTTLKIMQGLFIPSVVSLAVPLALMSLTSEANGSSQKSSSLSSEQMAPRGQLVLAVGVGALVFVPVFKSLTGLPPFMGMLLGLGILWILTDAIHYGDSERQRLKVPQALSRIDSQGILFFLGILLSVGSLESAGILRQLANYLDANIPNADLIASAIGVASALIDNVPLVAATMGMYDLTAYPQDSDFWQLIAFCAGTGGSMLIIGSAAGVAFMGMEKVDFFWYIRKVSGFALAGYAAGIISYLVGQNLNFSLPTSLAEIPFIPGS